The following coding sequences are from one Primulina eburnea isolate SZY01 chromosome 15, ASM2296580v1, whole genome shotgun sequence window:
- the LOC140815385 gene encoding protein PAT1 homolog, with translation MDNYGDGGSIQESSNLQDLQPFAANPTGHAVFDASQYAFFGNNAVEEVELGGLEDDEDDLGAVGFNEEGLQLEREEGDAFGSLSGIDDISITFSKLNIAVSGPAGVVGDWGPRESSSAAEWAQEGDFSWFDRQALDTETGHGTENWSSQPYSSARVMESNSLLRTSSHPEPQQHPHQQQNQHNHFSSEPILIPKSAFTSYPPPGRLQQDSPNGQSIHANIMYQPGGLQIPISSSNILPFPNPHLQLNTSTHASQFGGNLPQMPHGRLQNQWMNQSSQFLGDRSGLPNNVLPQPLSNQNGLVPPQIMSHQRTLQTRMHHPFQPAFTQLSGLQPQLFNPHLSVSPPMMNNFEMIGSPDLRDQRAMPMMRSRQGMRYPPQGYDTSGQKVQSGWPRFKGKYMSTDEIENVLRLQLAATHSNDPYVDDYYHQACLARKSEDAKLRHHFCPTNLSDGPARARSSAEPHPFLQVDALGRVSFSSIRRPRPLLEVDSSNSSCVVGAESKFTEKPLEQEPMLAARVTIEDGICLLLDVDDIDRFLQFNQLRDGGVLLRQRRQVLLEGLASSLQLVDPLGKNGHTVDLAPKDDFVFLRLVSLPKGRKLLLRYLQVLLPGELTRVVCMAIFRHLRFLFGNVPTDPETFASTANLAIAVSSCVRGMELNSLAACLASVVCSVEHPPLRPTGSPSGDGATVLLKSVLDRATKLLTDPQAAGNCSIPNRSFWQASFDAFFSLLTNYCFNKYDSVVQSVIQGSPDTPDVGSDVAKAISREMPVELLRASLPHTNEQQRKLLLEFSQRSMPVLGSSSQV, from the exons GATGATCTTGGTGCAGTTGGATTCAATGAAGAGGGGCTTCAgcttgagagagaagag GGTGATGCGTTTGGATCACTATCTGGCATTGATGATATTTCAATCACATTTTCTAAG TTGAACATAGCTGTCAGCGGGCCAGCTGGAGTAGTTGGAGACTGGGGACCTAGAGAAA GCTCATCTGCTGCTGAGTGGGCACAGGAGGGAGATTTCTCTTGGTTTGATCGACAAGCTCTTGATACTGAAACTGGCCATGGTACTGAAAACTGGTCCTCACAACCATATTCCTCTGCACGTGTCATGGAATCCAATTCTCTGCTCAGGACATCTTCACATCCTGAACCGCAGCAGCATCCACATCAACAACAAAACCAACACAATCACTTTTCTAGTGAGCCAATTCTAATTCCAAAATCAGCATTCACTTCGTATCCACCACCTGGCAGATTACAGCAAGATTCACCAAATGGCCAGTCTATCCACGCTAATATTATGTATCAACCTGGTGGTTTGCAAATACCGATTTcttcttccaatattttaccGTTTCCTAATCCGCATCTTCAATTAAATACCTCGACTCATGCGTCACAATTTGGTGGAAATTTGCCTCAGATGCCTCATGGTCGACTCCAAAATCAATGGATGAATCAGAGtagtcaatttcttggtgatcgGTCTGGTCTCCCAAATAATGTTTTACCCCAACCATTATCGAATCAAAATGGTTTAGTGCCTCCGCAGATAATGTCTCACCAACGTACTTTGCAAACTAGAATGCACCATCCATTTCAGCCTGCCTTTACCCAATTATCTGGGTTGCAACCTCAACTTTTTAATCCTCACTTATCTGTGTCGCCACCAATGATGAACAACTTTGAAATGATTGGATCCCCTGATTTGAGAGATCAAAGGGCCATGCCAATGATGAGAAGTAGACAGGGAATGCGCTATCCTCCTCAGGGTTACGACACAAGTGGCCAGAAGGTTCAGAGTGGGTGGCCAAGGTTCAAGGGCAAGTATATGTCTACAGATGAAATTGAAAATGTTCTTAGGTTGCAGCTTGCTGCTACTCATAGTAATGATCCATATGTTGATGATTATTATCATCAAGCTTGCCTAGCAAGAAAATCTGAGGATGCCAAATTGAGACATCATTTCTGCCCAACTAATTTGAGTGATGGACCTGCCAGAGCTCGTTCTAGTGCTGAGCCACATCCTTTTCTCCAGGTTGATGCTCTTGGACGGGTTTCCTTCTCTTCAATACGCAGACCTCGACCGCTTCTTGAAGTTGACTCCTCAAATTCATCTTGTGTCGTTGGGGCTGAATCAAAATTCACGGAGAAGCCCCTGGAACAGGAACCTATGCTTGCTGCCAGGGTGACTATTGAGGATGGCATCTGCCTTTTACTTGATGTTGACGATATTGACAGATTTTTACAGTTTAATCAACTGCGTGATGGTGGGGTCCTGTTGAGGCAGAGGAGACAAGTTTTACTGGAAGGTTTAGCATCATCACTTCAGCTTGTTGATCCGCTAGGGAAAAATGGCCACACCGTAGATTTAGCTCCCAAAGATGACTTTGTGTTCTTAAGGTTAGTCTCTCTTCCTAAGGGTAGGAAGCTTTTGTTGAGGTATCTTCAAGTTCTTTTGCCAGGCGAACTCACTCGAGTAGTCTGCATGGCCATCTTCCGCCATTTAAGGTTCTTGTTTGGTAATGTTCCTACTGATCCTGAGACTTTTGCATCAACTGCAAACCTTGCAATCGCTGTATCATCATGTGTTCGTGGTATGGAACTTAATTCTCTTGCTGCCTGTCTCGCTTCAGTGGTATGTTCGGTGGAGCATCCTCCTCTTCGTCCCACTGGGAGTCCTTCTGGAGATGGAGCAACAGTTCTTCTGAAATCTGTCCTTGATAGGGCAACTAAGCTTTTGACTGACCCTCAAGCTGCTGGCAACTGCAGCATACCGAACCGGTCTTTTTGGCAGGCTTCATTTGATGCCTTCTTTAGCCTTCTTACTAACTATTGCTTTAATAAATATGACTCTGTTGTTCAATCTGTCATCCAGGGCTCACCAGACACACCTGATGTTGGGTCTGATGTAGCCAAAGCAATTAGTAGAGAAATGCCTGTTGAACTGTTGCGAGCAAGTCTTCCTCACACTAATGAGCAGCAGAGAAAACTTCTGTTAGAATTTTCCCAGCGATCTATGCCTGTTTTGGGTTCTAGCAGTCAGGTTTGA